The Halomonas qaidamensis genome includes the window CCACCCTCGGCGCTACATCCGCAAATCCCTATTCATGCCCCACTGGTATTTGATGTATTAGATACCTGGAATCAACGTTCCGTTGCAGGCTGCACCTACCATGTGACACACCCCACCGGCCGCAGCTTTGAAACATTCCCCGTGAATGCATTTGAAGCGGAAGCCCGTCGTCTAGGTCGGTTCAGTGATGATGGCCACCGCCATGGTTACCAGTCGCCTAGCGCTGAAACACCTAGCCAAGAATTGCCCAACACGCTAGATCTTCGCTGGAGACCAAGCTAATGCTTTCCTATTGACACAAGCTGCAGGATAATTCGCAGCCTATTCGCTTAGGACGACAAGGAACATGACGGCCCCAGTCTCTCCCACTCTTCTCGAGCCCGGCACAGCCGGGCTTGTGGAGGACTACTTCAACCAACTTTGCGAGGGACAGCCAGGCGTCTTTGATGCCATGGTTGACCGTTATGGTCAGCTGCGGCCAGGTTGGGAAACCCTTCTTAGGGCGCTTGAAGCACTCGGGACCGATGGCCGCCTTCAGCAGCGTGAAGAAATCCAGCGACTGTTGGCTGAAAATGGCGTTATCTTCAACATGCATGATGAGGCCAAGCGCTCCTGGCGGCTGGACCCGCTGCCCTGGGTGATTAACCACACCGACTGGCAAGCGCTTGAAGTAGGCTTGCATCAACGCACTCGCTTACTCAATGCTCTCTTTGACGATATCTACGGAGCACGCCGCCTGTTTGATACCGGCCTACTCCCTACCCAGGCGCTGCTCGCTTCGCCGCATTTGCTACTACCGTGTCACGGCTCGCAGCCAAGTGACCGTCCAGCCATCAACTTTCACGGCGTTGATGTGATTCAGGATGCCGAAGGTCAGTGGCGCGTGATTGGCGACCGCTTACAGGCTCCTTCCGGTACCGGTTTCACCCTTGAAAACCGCATATTGATGGCGCGGGCACTGCCTGACATGTACCGCAATGCGCCACTTAAACGACTAGCGGGCTTTCTCGATAATTACCACCGCACGCTTATTGCCCTTGCCTACCAGCACCGTGACAACCCAAACGTTGTACTACTGACACCTGGTCCGGGCAGCCCACGCTATTTTGAGCACGCCTACCTGGCTAACTATCTCAATATTGACCTTGCCGAGGGGCAGGACTTAATCGTTAGAGATTCACAGCTATGGCTTCGCACCCTAGGCGGTTTACAGCCGGTGGATGTGGTGCTGCGCCATTGTGATGACGCCTACTGCGACCCGCTTGAGCTGCGCGGCGATTCTCAGTTAGGCGTGCCCGGTTTACTTCAAGCTGCTCGTGCCGGAGGGGTAGCGATGTCCAATGCGTTAGGCGTGGGCATTTTAGAATCTCCCGAACTTGCCGATTATCTGCCCGCCCTTTGTGAGCATTTGCTAGGCGAAAAACTGCTGCTGCCGAACGCCAATGCCGCCACGCGACCGGCCACGGCACCCATATTTGACCATCAGATGCAGCGTTTATCGCCTACCACCATGAACCTGCGCTGTTTTATTACTCGCTCGCCGGGAAGTATCGCCAGTTCAGGCCAGCAGCCAAGCGACTACCACGTTATGCCGGGTGGTTTAGCCTGGGTAGGTACGCCGGGTTCGCCGTCGTTGAATAGTCCTGTTGTGAAAGATGTGTGGGTAACGGCCAGCACGCCCCAGCCTCATGTCAGCCAACTTCGCCAGGCCCGCGGCCCAGTAGTCGCCACCCGGGATGGCACAGACTTACCCAGTCGCGTGGCCGAAAGTCTGTTCTGGTTAGGACGCTATGGCGAACGCCTGGATGCACGGGCACGCTTGCTACGTGAAGCGCTGATGCGCTTGCTGGAAGTTGATCAAGATGAAATCGCCGACCAGTTACTTGATGAACTGTTGATCGCCCTGGAAATCACTACGCTTAACGAAGATAGCGAAAACAGCAAACCGCCACTGGTCGGCTTTGTGCAGAAACGCGCAGCCCTGCTAGCCCAATTTGACACCACAGACACCCAGGCCTTACATGCCCTGTTTGATCAGCTACTGCGTAACGCCCGTAGCGTACGTGACCACCTAGGCGATGACTCTTGGCGGGTGATTAACCAGCTTCGCCAACGCGTCAGCAGTTTTAACTCAAGCCTGGGTGCCAGTGCCGCACGACGTGCCTGTGAAGGGCTTTCTGCTCAAATAGCCGCTTTTTTTGGCTTATGCAACGAAACCATGCCCCACCACTACGGCTGGCGGTTTATGGATATTGGGCGCTTTTTAGACCGCGTCTTAGGCCTGCTGTCGCTGCTAAAGCTGACCCTTAATGCTCCTCACTCTCCCGGCCTTGCGCTCTGGGAAGTAGTGCTGGCCACCACCGACAACTTTACTGCGTATCGCAGGCGCTATCGCAGTGA containing:
- a CDS encoding circularly permuted type 2 ATP-grasp protein, whose translation is MTAPVSPTLLEPGTAGLVEDYFNQLCEGQPGVFDAMVDRYGQLRPGWETLLRALEALGTDGRLQQREEIQRLLAENGVIFNMHDEAKRSWRLDPLPWVINHTDWQALEVGLHQRTRLLNALFDDIYGARRLFDTGLLPTQALLASPHLLLPCHGSQPSDRPAINFHGVDVIQDAEGQWRVIGDRLQAPSGTGFTLENRILMARALPDMYRNAPLKRLAGFLDNYHRTLIALAYQHRDNPNVVLLTPGPGSPRYFEHAYLANYLNIDLAEGQDLIVRDSQLWLRTLGGLQPVDVVLRHCDDAYCDPLELRGDSQLGVPGLLQAARAGGVAMSNALGVGILESPELADYLPALCEHLLGEKLLLPNANAATRPATAPIFDHQMQRLSPTTMNLRCFITRSPGSIASSGQQPSDYHVMPGGLAWVGTPGSPSLNSPVVKDVWVTASTPQPHVSQLRQARGPVVATRDGTDLPSRVAESLFWLGRYGERLDARARLLREALMRLLEVDQDEIADQLLDELLIALEITTLNEDSENSKPPLVGFVQKRAALLAQFDTTDTQALHALFDQLLRNARSVRDHLGDDSWRVINQLRQRVSSFNSSLGASAARRACEGLSAQIAAFFGLCNETMPHHYGWRFMDIGRFLDRVLGLLSLLKLTLNAPHSPGLALWEVVLATTDNFTAYRRRYRSELHPEAILDLLLFDETNPRSVGYMLKRLERQMNRLPGNSSPYRNAERRLLIQANAALHLADIDRLSHLTETPEAQEALEQLLDELIEPLTALSDAISHSHFSHVERPRQLVSMEPDA